One segment of Micromonospora parathelypteridis DNA contains the following:
- a CDS encoding FAD-dependent oxidoreductase: protein MRTDVLVVGGGLGGVAAALAAARAGRSVILTEEFDWLGGQLTSQAVPPDEHSWIEQFGATASYRALRNGIRDYYRRHYPLTERSRAWTDLNPGAGWVSRLCHEPRVAVAVLDQMLAPYLGSGRLRVLQPYRPVAAETDGDRVTGVTLAHRDRDERIDVVAPYVLDATETGELLPLTGTEYVTGFESQAQTGEPSAPAEAQPMNMQAVSVCFALDHVDGDHTIDRPAGYDFWRDYKPDFWGDRLLSWKSPHPRTLEIVERSFTPNPDDDPLSVNADQRVNPGDGNLWTFRRIAARRNFTDGAYGSDITLVNWPMIDYFEGPVIDVPNASWHLSKARELSYSVLYWLQTEAPRPDGGTGFPGLRLRGDVTGSADGLAQAPYIRESRRIQAEYTVVEQDLSLAVRGDHGAVSYPDAVGVGMYRIDLHPSTGGDNYIDVGSCPFEIPLGALIPQRMENLLPAGKNIGTTHVTNGSYRLHPVEWNVGEVAGLLADFCLARGESPRAVRNTPRLLADFQDRLTAAGVEQRWPQIAGY from the coding sequence ATGCGTACGGACGTCCTCGTCGTCGGGGGCGGACTGGGCGGCGTCGCCGCGGCGCTCGCCGCGGCCCGGGCCGGAAGGTCCGTCATCCTGACCGAGGAGTTCGACTGGCTCGGCGGGCAACTCACCAGCCAGGCCGTCCCACCGGACGAACACTCCTGGATCGAGCAGTTCGGCGCCACCGCCAGCTACCGGGCGCTGCGTAACGGCATCCGCGACTACTACCGTCGCCACTACCCGTTGACCGAACGGTCGCGGGCCTGGACCGACCTGAACCCCGGTGCGGGTTGGGTGAGCCGGCTCTGCCACGAGCCGCGGGTGGCCGTCGCCGTCCTGGACCAGATGCTCGCCCCGTACCTCGGTTCGGGCCGGCTGCGGGTGCTGCAGCCGTACCGGCCGGTCGCCGCGGAGACCGACGGGGACCGGGTGACCGGCGTGACGCTGGCGCACCGCGATCGGGACGAGCGCATCGACGTCGTCGCGCCGTACGTCCTGGACGCCACCGAGACCGGCGAGTTGCTGCCGCTGACGGGCACCGAGTACGTCACCGGGTTCGAGTCGCAGGCGCAGACCGGTGAGCCGAGCGCCCCGGCCGAAGCCCAGCCGATGAACATGCAGGCGGTGTCCGTCTGCTTCGCCCTCGACCACGTCGACGGCGACCACACCATCGACCGCCCGGCGGGGTACGACTTCTGGCGCGACTACAAGCCGGACTTCTGGGGTGACCGGCTGCTGTCCTGGAAGTCACCGCACCCGCGCACGTTGGAGATCGTCGAGCGCAGCTTCACCCCCAACCCGGATGACGACCCGCTGAGCGTCAACGCCGATCAACGCGTCAATCCCGGTGACGGCAACCTGTGGACGTTCCGGCGGATCGCCGCGCGGCGCAACTTCACCGACGGCGCGTACGGCAGCGACATCACGCTGGTCAACTGGCCGATGATCGACTACTTCGAGGGTCCGGTCATCGACGTGCCGAACGCGTCGTGGCACCTGTCGAAGGCCCGCGAGCTGTCGTACTCGGTGCTCTACTGGCTGCAGACCGAGGCGCCCCGCCCGGACGGCGGCACCGGCTTCCCCGGCCTGCGGCTGCGCGGCGACGTGACCGGCAGCGCGGACGGCCTGGCCCAGGCCCCGTACATCCGTGAGTCCCGCCGGATCCAGGCCGAGTACACCGTGGTCGAGCAGGATCTGTCCCTGGCGGTCCGGGGCGACCACGGCGCGGTCAGCTACCCGGACGCGGTGGGCGTGGGCATGTACCGGATCGACCTGCACCCGTCGACCGGTGGCGACAACTACATCGACGTCGGATCCTGCCCGTTCGAGATCCCGCTCGGCGCGCTGATCCCACAGCGGATGGAGAACCTGCTGCCGGCCGGCAAGAACATCGGCACCACCCACGTCACCAACGGCAGCTACCGGCTGCACCCGGTCGAGTGGAACGTCGGCGAGGTCGCCGGCCTGCTCGCCGACTTCTGTCTGGCGCGGGGCGAGTCTCCGCGTGCGGTCCGCAACACCCCCCGTCTGCTGGCCGATTTCCAGGACCGCCTGACCGCGGCCGGCGTGGAACAGCGCTGGCCACAGATCGCGGGCTACTGA
- a CDS encoding LacI family DNA-binding transcriptional regulator, translating into MTASPRRVTQRDIARMAGVSQATVSLVLNNRTDAEVRIASETRDRVLRVIAETGYAADPVARRLASRFNRIIGVFTYEPAFPSGSRDFFHPFLLGIEEYAESVGCDLLLFTSAPVLDGRRRIFHQDNRLRLADGCILLGREIDGAELQRLNRDGYPYVAVGRRDDADGPVPYVGADYASAVAQLVEVALRHGHRRLMYLNMGTNAESSEDRRRGFRAAATTAEAAGEMSALSGEADTTVDTLLAHGTTVVFVEDFATAVALESAARRRGLTVPGDLSIVTLGDPTVPVPTDIAFTGFRIPREEMGRQSVEVLTGVIDGSAAGLQQRLLACELVEGNTLGTPDPAVDRH; encoded by the coding sequence GTGACCGCTTCCCCTCGACGCGTCACCCAGCGTGACATCGCGCGGATGGCCGGTGTCAGTCAGGCGACGGTGTCGCTGGTGCTCAACAACCGGACCGACGCCGAGGTCCGCATCGCCTCGGAGACCCGGGACCGGGTGTTGCGGGTCATCGCCGAGACCGGGTACGCCGCCGACCCCGTCGCCCGCCGGCTCGCCTCACGGTTCAACCGGATCATCGGCGTCTTCACGTACGAGCCCGCCTTCCCCAGCGGCAGCCGGGACTTCTTCCACCCGTTCCTGCTCGGCATCGAGGAGTACGCCGAGAGCGTCGGCTGCGACCTGCTGCTGTTCACCAGCGCACCGGTGCTGGACGGCCGGCGACGAATCTTCCACCAGGACAACCGGCTCCGTCTGGCCGACGGGTGCATCCTGCTCGGACGCGAGATCGACGGCGCGGAGCTGCAACGACTCAACCGCGACGGATATCCGTACGTCGCCGTCGGGCGCCGCGACGACGCCGACGGTCCGGTCCCCTACGTCGGCGCGGACTACGCCTCGGCGGTGGCCCAACTCGTCGAGGTGGCGCTGCGGCACGGCCACCGCCGCCTGATGTACCTGAACATGGGCACCAACGCGGAATCCTCCGAGGACCGGCGCCGTGGGTTCCGCGCCGCCGCGACGACCGCAGAGGCCGCCGGGGAGATGTCAGCGCTGTCCGGGGAAGCCGACACGACCGTCGACACCCTGCTGGCCCACGGGACCACCGTCGTCTTCGTGGAGGACTTCGCCACGGCGGTCGCGCTGGAGTCGGCCGCCCGTCGGCGCGGCCTGACCGTGCCCGGCGACCTGTCGATCGTGACCCTCGGCGACCCGACGGTCCCGGTCCCCACCGACATCGCGTTCACCGGGTTCCGCATCCCCCGCGAGGAGATGGGCCGACAGTCGGTCGAGGTGTTGACCGGCGTCATCGATGGCAGCGCGGCAGGCCTCCAGCAACGACTTCTCGCCTGCGAACTCGTCGAGGGCAACACCCTCGGCACCCCTGATCCGGCGGTCGACCGGCACTAA
- a CDS encoding GNAT family N-acetyltransferase, whose protein sequence is MAAIRRFDNIDATAVAGLIERCLREVNSRDYPSEVIERMCDHFTEQRIKELATQRQMFVAEVNGIVGTVSRDGNKVYTMFVHPRAAGRGIGRRLMRHIEALAVIDGYDHMETGASITGHGFYRRLGYIDVRSTETEFGFNYILRRDLP, encoded by the coding sequence ATGGCGGCGATAAGACGGTTCGACAACATCGATGCCACCGCCGTGGCGGGCCTCATCGAACGCTGCCTGCGTGAGGTCAACAGTCGCGACTATCCGAGCGAGGTCATCGAGCGGATGTGCGACCACTTCACCGAACAACGCATCAAGGAACTCGCCACGCAACGGCAGATGTTCGTCGCCGAAGTGAACGGGATCGTCGGCACGGTGTCCCGCGACGGCAACAAGGTCTACACCATGTTCGTGCACCCACGGGCCGCCGGTCGCGGCATAGGACGCCGCCTCATGCGCCACATCGAGGCGCTGGCCGTGATCGACGGCTACGACCACATGGAAACCGGAGCGAGCATCACAGGGCATGGCTTCTACCGCCGGCTCGGCTACATCGACGTCCGCTCCACGGAGACAGAGTTCGGCTTCAACTACATCCTGCGCCGGGATCTGCCCTGA
- a CDS encoding pyridoxal-phosphate-dependent aminotransferase family protein, whose product MRLRVPGPTPVPPRVLRALGQQVIYHRSSEFKELLHDTAAMLQPLFGTTAANPIVLTSSGTGALEAVLANSLRPGDRVLTLDNGHWGARFGRLATSLGASVEALSSSWGGGADAEALRRRLSASDGGEFVAVLVAHNDTFTGAVTDLAAISDVVRDTSALLVVDAVSSLGCLPIEVDSWGLDLVVSASQKGLMCPPGLALVTASEKAWKRIDKVDPRGEYFDLRRARDMAAQGQATFTPAVNLVRALHEALRMVHETGLTQTFARQAHLGRALAAGVAELGMSLYPNADAASPCVSVLRAPEGVDAAKIVATMRDRYGTQIAGARRSRLDGTVIRIGTMGYCRPDDIRLDVWQLAGAVQEQGHTVDVATAIAATERELEEVAA is encoded by the coding sequence ATGCGACTTCGGGTTCCGGGACCAACTCCAGTCCCACCACGGGTGCTACGGGCACTGGGCCAGCAGGTGATCTATCACCGCAGCTCGGAGTTCAAGGAGCTCCTCCACGACACGGCGGCCATGTTGCAGCCGCTTTTCGGGACCACGGCGGCCAACCCGATCGTGCTCACGTCGTCCGGGACCGGTGCCCTGGAGGCCGTGCTCGCCAACAGTCTGCGGCCTGGCGACCGGGTGCTCACCCTCGACAACGGTCACTGGGGGGCACGCTTCGGCCGCCTCGCCACCTCGCTCGGCGCGTCCGTTGAAGCGCTGTCCTCCTCCTGGGGCGGTGGCGCCGATGCCGAGGCGCTGCGTCGGCGTCTGTCCGCTTCGGATGGTGGAGAGTTCGTCGCCGTCCTGGTGGCACACAACGACACCTTCACCGGGGCGGTCACGGACCTGGCCGCGATCAGCGACGTCGTACGGGACACCTCGGCCCTGCTGGTCGTTGACGCCGTGTCCAGCCTCGGCTGCCTCCCGATCGAGGTGGACTCCTGGGGTTTGGACCTGGTCGTCTCTGCCTCGCAGAAGGGTCTGATGTGCCCGCCAGGGCTTGCCCTGGTGACTGCCTCGGAGAAGGCCTGGAAGCGCATTGACAAGGTGGATCCGCGCGGGGAGTACTTCGACCTGCGCCGAGCGCGCGACATGGCGGCGCAGGGACAGGCGACCTTCACCCCGGCCGTCAACCTCGTCCGCGCCCTGCACGAGGCGCTGAGGATGGTGCACGAGACCGGCCTCACCCAGACCTTCGCGCGACAGGCACACCTGGGCCGAGCACTGGCGGCTGGCGTCGCTGAACTCGGGATGTCGCTGTATCCCAACGCCGACGCTGCGTCGCCCTGCGTCAGCGTGCTCCGCGCGCCGGAGGGAGTCGACGCCGCCAAGATCGTCGCCACGATGCGCGACCGTTATGGCACGCAGATCGCCGGCGCTCGCCGTTCTCGGCTCGACGGAACCGTCATCCGGATCGGGACCATGGGCTACTGCCGACCCGACGACATCCGCTTGGACGTCTGGCAGCTCGCCGGCGCCGTACAGGAGCAGGGCCACACGGTGGACGTAGCCACAGCCATCGCCGCCACGGAGCGCGAGCTCGAGGAGGTCGCAGCATGA
- a CDS encoding RraA family protein — protein sequence MSGTPGFRITSKWTRPNPTTVAAFANVPSPNIGDAMNRLGVVDPRIQAVWPGAQCAGSALPVWTRAGDNLMIHKAIDMAEPGDVIVVNGQGDLTRALFGELMAHSAAALGVGGLVFDGAVRDVASLAELRLPVFAFGVSPAGPFKQGPGEIGRPVAIGGVVCAPGDLVVADADGVVIVPQEDVDAVLAEAQAIQRREAKRLQEIRGGSPRRAGIDEELIRRGVLGKAS from the coding sequence ATGAGCGGAACGCCGGGATTTCGCATCACCTCAAAGTGGACCCGACCCAACCCCACCACCGTCGCCGCCTTCGCCAACGTGCCGTCGCCCAACATCGGCGACGCCATGAACCGGCTCGGCGTGGTCGATCCGCGCATTCAGGCCGTCTGGCCAGGCGCACAATGCGCCGGGTCGGCCCTGCCCGTTTGGACCCGGGCCGGCGACAACCTGATGATCCATAAGGCGATCGACATGGCCGAGCCAGGTGACGTGATCGTCGTCAACGGCCAGGGAGACCTCACCCGTGCTCTGTTCGGAGAGCTGATGGCGCACAGCGCCGCCGCGCTCGGCGTGGGTGGCCTGGTCTTCGACGGAGCCGTCCGCGACGTCGCGTCCCTGGCGGAGCTACGGCTGCCCGTGTTCGCCTTCGGCGTGAGCCCGGCCGGTCCCTTCAAGCAGGGGCCTGGCGAGATCGGGCGACCGGTCGCCATCGGCGGCGTGGTCTGCGCTCCGGGCGACCTCGTCGTGGCCGACGCCGACGGCGTGGTCATCGTCCCCCAAGAGGACGTCGACGCCGTGCTTGCCGAAGCACAGGCGATCCAGCGACGGGAGGCCAAACGCCTTCAGGAGATCCGGGGCGGCTCACCCCGACGAGCCGGCATCGACGAGGAACTGATCCGGCGCGGCGTACTCGGGAAGGCATCGTGA
- a CDS encoding cyclase family protein, protein MTASPGLASVLASLSAGKVYDLAQTLQTGMACSPNHPGFRMALQRRHGDQNRADGTSSASELIITGGHVGTHIDALSHFSDAGCLHGGVDAAAAQQTGRFTKHGAETIPPFLRRGVLLDVAATAGVEVLAPGVSVDTATLQTTAAAAGVEVRAGDIVLVRTGWSRHFADPQRFLGIHDGVPGITTDAAAWLADTGVVAVGGDTTSVEQISAGQGHSLLPVHRLLLVERGIYLIEMLDLEKLAADNIAEFLFVAIPLKILGGTGSPLRPLAVTAQ, encoded by the coding sequence GTGACCGCGAGTCCCGGCCTGGCGTCAGTCCTGGCAAGCCTGTCCGCCGGCAAGGTCTACGACCTCGCCCAGACCCTGCAGACAGGGATGGCCTGCTCACCCAACCACCCCGGCTTCCGGATGGCGCTGCAACGCCGCCACGGTGACCAGAACCGCGCCGACGGCACCTCTTCGGCCAGCGAACTCATCATTACCGGTGGGCACGTCGGCACCCACATCGACGCGCTCTCCCACTTCTCCGACGCGGGATGCCTGCACGGAGGAGTCGATGCGGCAGCCGCCCAGCAGACTGGCCGGTTCACCAAGCACGGCGCCGAGACCATCCCACCGTTCCTGCGCCGAGGTGTGTTGCTGGACGTCGCGGCAACTGCCGGCGTCGAAGTCCTCGCCCCCGGAGTATCGGTCGACACCGCCACGTTGCAGACCACGGCCGCGGCTGCCGGCGTCGAGGTACGCGCCGGCGACATCGTGCTTGTCCGCACCGGCTGGTCCCGCCACTTCGCCGACCCGCAACGGTTCCTCGGCATCCACGACGGCGTACCCGGCATCACGACCGACGCGGCCGCCTGGCTCGCCGACACCGGTGTGGTGGCCGTTGGCGGCGACACCACATCGGTTGAACAGATCTCCGCCGGGCAGGGGCATTCGCTGTTGCCCGTGCACCGGTTGCTCCTCGTCGAACGCGGCATCTACCTCATCGAGATGCTCGACCTCGAAAAGCTCGCGGCCGACAACATCGCGGAGTTCCTGTTCGTCGCGATTCCGCTGAAGATCCTCGGCGGCACGGGATCGCCCCTGCGTCCGCTGGCGGTGACGGCACAATGA
- a CDS encoding MmgE/PrpD family protein — protein sequence MTSYDKPIAHLLARFAADQRANPMLVERFGEDIHGRIVDVLGNSLAATTTAVFPVTSTVVRTWGGAPHATAIGLNQRVPTASATFHNGTLAHALDFDDTHLPSVLHPSASVIPAVIATAEAVDASYDALVAAAAVGIEITNRLGMAGYDDALGNSVFFERGLHATSICGTLGSAVAVAMLLGGDQDVIGHAIGLAASMGAGLLEANRTGGTVKKIHCGWAAHAGTVAAELAVAGLTGPPTVLEGRFGFLQAHCGDRVDLAALTGDLGTGWTLGDVGFKPYPCNIYTHPVIDAALMLRERGITADELDWVEAGVAKPTLRTIAEPPEKKASPTTGYEAQFSGPYAFAAAMLGGGGLGVGLQDFTDAAAVEPQRRALAGRVRMVESDTATAAFPRRISCVLRYGTQQGQVGEIAIPVNRGFGARTLTADEHLMKFRSNASTALPAPQVEALEMALQRLPQTSMTDLMSGLRQLAPSHGSPDRKGY from the coding sequence ATGACCTCCTACGACAAACCGATCGCGCACCTGCTCGCCCGCTTTGCCGCGGACCAGCGCGCCAACCCCATGCTGGTGGAGCGGTTCGGCGAAGACATCCACGGCAGGATCGTCGACGTTCTCGGTAACTCCCTCGCGGCCACCACCACAGCCGTGTTCCCGGTGACCTCGACCGTCGTGCGCACCTGGGGCGGCGCCCCGCACGCCACTGCTATCGGGCTCAACCAGCGTGTTCCGACCGCCTCCGCGACTTTCCACAACGGAACCCTGGCCCACGCCCTCGATTTCGATGACACCCACCTGCCGTCGGTCCTGCACCCCAGCGCCTCGGTCATTCCGGCGGTGATCGCCACCGCCGAAGCCGTGGACGCCTCTTACGACGCCCTCGTGGCGGCCGCGGCGGTCGGAATCGAGATCACCAACCGGCTCGGCATGGCAGGCTACGACGACGCACTCGGCAACTCCGTCTTCTTCGAACGCGGCCTGCACGCGACCTCGATATGCGGCACCCTCGGATCCGCCGTCGCGGTCGCGATGCTGCTCGGAGGCGATCAGGACGTCATCGGGCACGCGATCGGGCTCGCGGCGAGCATGGGCGCTGGCCTGTTGGAGGCCAACCGCACCGGCGGCACAGTGAAGAAGATCCACTGCGGATGGGCTGCCCACGCAGGCACGGTGGCGGCCGAACTCGCCGTTGCCGGGCTCACCGGCCCGCCCACCGTTCTTGAAGGACGGTTCGGGTTCCTGCAGGCTCACTGCGGTGACCGGGTCGACCTCGCCGCCCTGACCGGCGACCTGGGGACCGGCTGGACGCTGGGCGACGTCGGCTTCAAGCCGTACCCCTGCAACATCTACACGCACCCCGTGATCGACGCTGCGCTCATGCTCCGCGAGCGCGGCATCACCGCCGACGAACTCGACTGGGTCGAGGCCGGCGTCGCCAAGCCCACATTGCGGACCATCGCCGAACCGCCGGAGAAAAAGGCCAGTCCGACCACCGGCTACGAGGCCCAGTTCAGCGGTCCCTACGCCTTCGCGGCCGCGATGCTCGGGGGCGGTGGGCTCGGGGTGGGCCTGCAGGACTTCACCGACGCCGCCGCGGTCGAGCCGCAGCGGCGGGCGCTCGCGGGACGTGTACGCATGGTCGAATCGGACACCGCCACCGCCGCCTTCCCCCGAAGGATCTCCTGCGTCCTGCGCTACGGCACCCAGCAGGGCCAGGTGGGGGAGATCGCAATCCCAGTCAACCGCGGTTTCGGCGCTCGCACGCTCACCGCCGACGAGCACCTCATGAAGTTCCGCTCCAACGCCTCGACCGCACTGCCTGCGCCGCAGGTGGAGGCACTCGAAATGGCGCTCCAGCGGCTTCCACAGACGTCGATGACCGACCTCATGTCGGGCCTTCGGCAGCTTGCCCCCAGTCACGGGTCACCGGACAGAAAAGGCTACTGA
- a CDS encoding ABC transporter substrate-binding protein: MTNQPPKRMYSIAAALASAALLLGAAACGSTDQTTDASSTSTPGPVSTLLPESVQKAGILTIATDAQLPPNNFVGPDGKTIIGVSVDMGNAVAKALGVKATFVNTKFASLITGLQAGRYDIAMSGITDTAERQKQVDFVDFIESGQVFIVPKGNPGKVDSQDAMCGKNLSLVTGTISVDLAEAQSAKCVQAGQEQVKILKFPTVADALLQLTNGRADANIANLGKAAYQSKESGGKLEVAGKPFATSYDAVAVKKGDKEMIAALQYGFEQIIKDGTYQKVLEKWDVQDSAVDKVVVNGGDSLEGSTS; encoded by the coding sequence ATGACCAACCAACCTCCCAAACGCATGTACTCCATCGCCGCCGCCCTGGCCAGCGCGGCCCTGCTCCTCGGGGCGGCTGCCTGCGGATCGACCGACCAAACGACCGACGCAAGCTCCACCAGTACCCCCGGTCCAGTGAGCACCCTGCTGCCCGAGAGCGTTCAGAAGGCGGGAATCCTGACCATCGCCACGGATGCCCAACTTCCGCCCAACAACTTCGTCGGCCCGGACGGCAAGACCATCATCGGCGTGAGCGTCGACATGGGCAACGCGGTCGCCAAGGCACTCGGCGTGAAGGCGACGTTCGTCAACACGAAGTTCGCCTCCCTCATCACCGGCCTGCAGGCCGGCCGCTACGACATCGCGATGTCCGGCATCACCGACACCGCCGAGCGGCAGAAGCAGGTCGACTTCGTCGACTTCATCGAATCGGGTCAGGTCTTCATCGTCCCGAAGGGAAACCCCGGCAAGGTCGACTCCCAGGACGCCATGTGCGGAAAGAATCTCAGCCTGGTCACCGGCACCATCTCCGTGGACCTCGCCGAGGCCCAGTCGGCCAAGTGCGTCCAGGCGGGCCAGGAGCAGGTCAAGATCCTGAAGTTCCCGACGGTTGCCGACGCCCTTCTGCAGCTGACGAACGGACGGGCTGACGCCAACATCGCCAACCTCGGGAAGGCCGCCTACCAGTCGAAGGAGTCCGGCGGGAAGCTCGAAGTCGCCGGGAAGCCGTTCGCGACCTCATACGACGCGGTCGCGGTGAAGAAGGGCGACAAAGAGATGATCGCCGCGCTGCAGTACGGCTTCGAGCAGATCATTAAGGACGGCACCTACCAGAAGGTCCTGGAGAAGTGGGACGTCCAGGACAGCGCCGTGGACAAGGTCGTCGTCAACGGCGGCGACTCGCTGGAGGGGAGCACCAGCTGA
- a CDS encoding amino acid ABC transporter permease produces the protein MAAQNEIRAKPVPRPGLWALTVVAVLVAAFLVWTFASSPNVHWDVIANYQFSDAILQGLLVTLKLAVICEITGLLLGIGLAVMRLSSSRVLSWLSGIYVWVFRSVPLLVQLVLWFNLGLLFPHIGIPGTPFVVETNDVITGFVAAILGLTLHEAAYNAEIVRGGIAAVDRGQVEAAQALGMNRALLLRRVVLPQALRVIVPPAGNQFISLLKNTSLVAFIAGGDLLSTAQNIYSGNFEIIALLIVASLWYLLLVSITSFLQGRLERHIGRSSAHSTKPRRDEPAPAAVAGA, from the coding sequence ATGGCTGCCCAGAATGAGATCCGCGCGAAACCGGTCCCGCGGCCCGGACTGTGGGCGCTGACGGTGGTCGCAGTGCTGGTCGCGGCGTTCCTCGTATGGACGTTCGCTTCCAGTCCCAACGTGCACTGGGACGTCATCGCGAATTACCAGTTCTCCGACGCCATCCTGCAGGGCCTGCTGGTGACGCTGAAACTGGCGGTGATCTGCGAGATCACCGGTCTGCTGCTTGGAATCGGACTCGCCGTGATGCGGCTGTCGAGCAGCCGGGTGCTGTCCTGGCTGAGTGGAATCTACGTCTGGGTCTTTCGCAGCGTCCCCCTGCTCGTGCAGCTCGTCCTCTGGTTCAACCTCGGGCTGCTGTTCCCACACATCGGCATCCCAGGTACGCCGTTCGTCGTCGAGACCAACGACGTCATCACCGGATTCGTCGCCGCGATCCTGGGCCTGACGCTGCACGAGGCCGCCTACAACGCCGAAATCGTCCGCGGTGGCATCGCGGCCGTCGACCGGGGCCAGGTGGAGGCCGCGCAGGCCCTCGGTATGAACCGAGCACTCCTGCTACGCCGGGTGGTGCTTCCCCAGGCACTTCGAGTGATCGTGCCGCCCGCCGGCAACCAGTTCATCTCTCTGCTCAAGAACACCTCGCTCGTGGCGTTCATCGCCGGGGGAGACCTGCTCTCGACCGCGCAAAACATCTACTCCGGAAACTTCGAGATCATCGCCCTGCTCATCGTCGCCAGCCTGTGGTACCTCCTGCTGGTCTCGATCACCTCATTCCTGCAGGGCCGCCTGGAACGGCACATCGGGCGGTCTTCGGCGCATTCGACCAAGCCACGGCGGGACGAACCGGCGCCGGCTGCGGTGGCCGGTGCCTGA
- a CDS encoding amino acid ABC transporter ATP-binding protein gives MVRAEGVRKSFGRVEVLKGISLEVARGEVTCVIGPSGSGKSTFLRCINHLEKIQAGRIWIDGDLIGYRQVGEKLHELRDREVCRQRAEVGMVFQQWNLFPHLTVLGNCLEAAVRVKKDSRQLATERAQRLLERVGLAHKADSYPSQLSGGQQQRVAIARALMMEPKLMLFDEPTSALDPELVGEVLDVMKSLAAEGMTMVVVTHEMGFAREVADTVVFMDDGVVVEYGDPQQVLARPQNGRTQSFLSKVL, from the coding sequence ATGGTCCGCGCCGAGGGGGTACGCAAGTCCTTCGGCCGGGTTGAGGTTCTGAAGGGGATCTCCCTCGAGGTAGCCCGAGGCGAGGTCACGTGCGTGATCGGACCGTCCGGCTCGGGGAAGTCCACGTTCCTGCGCTGCATCAACCACCTGGAGAAGATCCAGGCCGGCCGCATCTGGATCGACGGCGATCTCATCGGATACCGCCAGGTCGGCGAGAAGCTCCACGAACTGCGTGACCGGGAGGTGTGCCGGCAGCGTGCCGAGGTGGGGATGGTCTTCCAGCAGTGGAACCTCTTCCCTCACCTGACCGTTCTCGGCAACTGCCTGGAGGCCGCCGTACGGGTCAAGAAGGACTCGCGGCAGTTGGCGACTGAGCGGGCTCAGCGGCTGTTGGAGCGGGTTGGTCTCGCCCACAAGGCAGACAGCTACCCGAGCCAACTCTCCGGCGGCCAGCAGCAGCGCGTTGCCATCGCCCGCGCCCTGATGATGGAGCCCAAGCTGATGCTCTTCGACGAACCGACCAGTGCGCTGGACCCGGAACTCGTCGGCGAGGTCCTGGACGTGATGAAGTCGCTGGCGGCAGAGGGCATGACCATGGTCGTCGTCACCCACGAGATGGGCTTCGCCCGGGAGGTCGCCGACACGGTCGTGTTCATGGACGACGGAGTCGTTGTCGAGTACGGCGACCCGCAGCAAGTTCTGGCCCGACCGCAAAATGGCCGCACGCAGTCGTTCCTTTCAAAGGTGCTATAA
- a CDS encoding GntR family transcriptional regulator, with protein MAADVYARLRDDIISGELEAGAPLVVTTVATRLGVSRTPVREALRLLTRDGLVESSERQLRVAGRSAQALFDIYEVRIPLEAAAARGAAERHTSFDRMQLIRLHEILRDVPPDDVAALNAANRKFHEAIWAATHNSALIDFLKRLDLYLRRYPATALHHAGRYQDSRDEHEALLEAILARDVEVAGERANVHFSAARDVRLRFYDSADPVFRGNTQS; from the coding sequence TTGGCCGCCGACGTCTACGCGAGGCTGCGGGACGACATCATCAGCGGCGAACTCGAAGCCGGGGCGCCGCTGGTCGTGACGACGGTCGCGACGCGCCTGGGTGTCAGCCGGACACCAGTTCGGGAGGCGCTGCGCCTGCTTACGCGTGACGGCCTCGTCGAGTCATCAGAGCGGCAACTCCGCGTTGCCGGTCGCAGTGCCCAGGCACTCTTCGACATCTACGAGGTACGTATTCCGCTGGAGGCCGCGGCCGCCCGTGGGGCCGCGGAGCGGCACACCAGCTTCGACCGGATGCAGCTCATCCGACTGCACGAGATCCTGCGAGACGTTCCGCCCGACGACGTGGCCGCGCTGAACGCCGCGAACCGGAAGTTCCACGAAGCAATCTGGGCGGCCACGCACAACAGCGCACTGATCGACTTCCTGAAGCGCCTCGACCTCTACCTCCGCCGTTATCCGGCGACGGCGCTTCACCACGCTGGGAGATACCAGGACTCCCGCGACGAGCACGAGGCGCTGTTGGAGGCGATCCTGGCTCGCGATGTCGAAGTAGCGGGCGAACGCGCGAACGTCCACTTCTCGGCGGCTCGCGATGTTCGGCTGCGCTTCTACGACTCTGCCGACCCCGTGTTCCGGGGAAACACCCAGTCCTGA